One Amaranthus tricolor cultivar Red isolate AtriRed21 chromosome 1, ASM2621246v1, whole genome shotgun sequence DNA window includes the following coding sequences:
- the LOC130823375 gene encoding purple acid phosphatase 23, translating into MHFQLLLWALTIFINLAGMEAIPTTLEGPFQPKTRRFDPSLRRGSADLPMDHPRLRRKVTGNFPEQISLALSSPSSMWVSWVTGNAQIGTNVTELDPSSVGSEVWYGKISGIYTFKKNGVSMVYSQLYPFDGLLNYTSGIIHHVKIEGLEPGTRYYYKCGDSSIPAISEEHTFETLPFPEPNNYPQRIAVIGDLGLTHNSTTTIDHVTQNDPSLILMVGDMTYANQYRTTGGKGASCFSCAFPDAPIRESYQPRWDGWGRFMEPLISRVPFMVIGGNHEIEPQASGVTFKSYLTRFAVPSDESGSKTNMYYSFDAGGIHIVMLGAYVDYDKSSAQYAWLVKDLKNVDRKITPWLVAAWHPPCYNSYSSHYQEFECMRQELETLLFQYGVDIVFSGHVHAYERMNRVYNYTLNPCGPVYITVGDGGNIEQVDVDHADDPGKCPKPGDNVPEIGPVCHLKFSSGPAKGKFCWDRQPEWSAFRESSFGHGILEVINSTHALWTWHRNQDVFRNSVRGDQIYIVRQPELCIREDK; encoded by the exons ATGCATTTCCAGCTCTTATTATGGGCTCTCActatcttcatcaatttagcaGGAATGGAAGCTATACCCACTACTCTGGAAGGCCCTTTTCAGCCTAAAACTCGTCGTTTTGACCCCTCGTTGCGCCGAGGTAGTGCTGATTTACCAATGGATCATCCAAGATTAAGGAGAAAGGTAACTGGGAATTTCCCAGAACAGATTTCACTTGCACTTTCTTCTCCGTCTTCAATGTGGGTTTCTTGGGTAACTG GGAATGCTCAAATCGGTACCAATGTGACAGAATTAGACCCATCAAGTGTTGGTAGTGAGGTTTGGTATGGAAAAATAAGTGGGATTTATACCTTCAAGAAAAATGGAGTTTCTATGGTTTATAGTCAGCTCTACCCTTTTGATGGCCTCTTGAACTATACTTCTGGCATCATTCATCATGTTAAGATTGaag GTCTTGAACCTGGTACAAGATATTACTACAAGTGTGGAGACAGTTCTATCCCCGCAATTAGCGAGGAACATACCTTTGAGACTCTACCGTTTCCTGAACCTAACAATTATCCTCAACGTATAGCTGTCATAGGAGACTTGGGTCTTACTCACAATTCAACCACAACTATTGATCATGTGACTCAGAATGATCCATCTCTAATACTAATGGTTGGTGACATGACTTATGCAAATCAGTATCGTACAACTGGAGGAAAGGGAGCTTCATGCTTTTCTTGTGCATTTCCTGATGCACCAATCAGAGAGTCATATCAACCTCGGTGGGATGGTTGGGGAag GTTTATGGAGCCTTTGATCTCTAGAGTCCCTTTTATGGTCATTGGAGGCAATCATGAGATAGAACCTCAAGCTTCTGGTGTAACATTTAAGTCATATCTCACAAGGTTTGCAGTTCCTTCAGATGAGAGCGGCTCAAAAACTAATATGTACTATTCTTTTGACGCCGGAGGCATACATATTGTCATGTTGGGAGCTTATGTGGATTACGATAAATCAA GTGCTCAGTATGCTTGGCTTGTAAAAGACCTGAAAAATGTCGACCGAAAAATAACTCCTTGGTTGGTTGCTGCATGGCATCCTCCTTGTTATAATAGCTATTCATCGCATTATCAGGAGTTCGAGTGCATGAGACAGGAATTGGAAACACTCCTCTTCCAGTATGGCGTTGACATTGTGTTTTCTGGTCAT GTTCATGCATATGAGAGAATGAATCGTGTTTATAATTACACATTGAATCCATGTGGTCCTGTTTACATAACAGTTGGAGATGGTGGGAATATCGAGCAAGTTGATGTTGATCACGCTGATGATCCAGGGAAATGCCCGAAACCTGGAGACAATGTTCCTGAAATCGGACCAGTGTGCCACTTGAAATTTTCTTCAGGTCCTGCTAAGGGTAAATTTTGTTGGGACAGACAGCCTGAGTGGAGTGCATTTAGGGAGAGCAGCTTCGGACATGGAATTCTTGAG GTTATAAATTCTACGCATGCATTATGGACATGGCACAGGAATCAGGATGTCTTCAGGAATAGTGTACGAGGAGACCAAATATATATAGTGCGACAGCCAGAGCTGTGCATCCGAGAGGACAAGTAA
- the LOC130823368 gene encoding zinc finger BED domain-containing protein RICESLEEPER 2-like, which yields MSMSSVNSNDSQIEEAQKAIARMACYAKVQPRSLCHDYEPFGRLVDTLNPKLRSCLTFESLEHNCMKLYKVEQEKVKEVFSRLGQQISLSVDLRVHEKFWSEYLSLTAHFIDDDWKLRTWVVKYRGAFRDFPIDMILKTSKEYDIQGKIPNMTTAADAGDLADCVKENIQKVNSLPLDGELFHVWCSCDMISRMVQKGFKLISEVIDKVRLLSWSKSLPLWYITSWKLSHALELNALGEFSSEEFNEVPSVEEWENVRSMCRIADRIYEITKGLYEVKRPTASRFLPHMQEIRTYLVEQSASSDAFVRFLTKKMYKTFNKYWNDTFLVLSIAAFFDPRYKMKYVEFVLSDDSKAADVLNTIRKLYDGYVIQGNEYELSESSSESGDEDEGEEWEEDEIKEEDERSNEVVKKSRVNILETLDGLEEYCKSIQSADDKVLKSDLDLYLEEPVFPWKENFSVLHWWKDNCCKYPRLSCMARYFLAIPLSVATSYEAYYTEPREVDWTVVSLKPKLMNAVMCTRSWKLGCEYD from the coding sequence ATGTCAATGTCGAGTGTTAATTCTAACGACAGCCAAATAGAAGAAGCTCAAAAAGCCATCGCCAGAATGGCATGTTATGCGAAAGTGCAGCCTCGATCGTTATGTCATGACTATGAACCTTTCGGGCGATTAGTTGATACCCTAAATCCAAAATTGCGTTCATGCCTCACCTTTGAGTCCCTTGAACACAATTGCATGAAATTATACAAGGTAGAGCAAGAAAAGGTGAAGGAAGTTTTCTCTAGACTTGGTCAGCAAATTAGTCTCTCAGTGGATTTACGTGTTCATGAGAagttttggtcagaatatcttaGCTTAACTGCTcattttattgatgatgattggAAACTGCGAACGTGGGTTGTTAAGTATCGTGGTGCTTTTAGGGATTTTCCAATTGATATGATTTTGAAGACTTCGAAAGAGTATGATATTCAGGGGAAAATACCCAATATGACTACTGCTGCAGACGCTGGTGACTTGGCTGATTGTGTGAAGGAAAATATTCAGAAGGTTAACAGTCTCCCACTGGATGGGGAGTTGTTTCATGTGTGGTGCAGCTGCGATATGATCAGTCGTATGGTTCAGAAAGGATTTAAGCTGATTAGTGAAGTTATTGACAAGGTTCGGTTGTTAAGCTGGTCCAAATCCTTGCCCCTATGGTACATTACTAGCTGGAAGCTCTCGCACGCTTTAGAGTTGAATGCTTTAGGAGAGTTTTCTTCAGAAGAATTCAACGAAGTACCATCAGTTGAGGAATGGGAAAACGTTAGGAGTATGTGCAGGATTGCTGATAGAATATATGAAATCACGAAAGGATTATATGAAGTTAAGAGGCCAACAGCTAGTCGCTTCCTACCTCATATGCAAGAGATTCGGACATACCTTGTTGAACAGTCGGCCAGTTCAGATGCATTTGTGAGGTTTCTGACAAAGAAAATGTACAAGACCTTTAATAAGTATTGGAATGATACATTTTTAGTGCTTTCCATTGCTGCATTTTTTGATCCTCGTTATAAAATGAAATACGTTGAGTTTGTTCTGTCTGACGATTCAAAGGCTGCTGATGTTTTAAACACCATTCGAAAGCTTTATGATGGTTATGTGATTCAAGGAAACGAGTATGAATTAAGTGAGTCTAGTTCTGAGTCTGGTGACGAGGATGAGGGTGAAGAATGGGAAGAGGATGAGATCAAGGAAGAGGATGAGAGGTCTAATGAAGTAGTTAAGAAAAGCCGTGTCAACATTCTTGAAACTCTAGATGGGCTTGAAGAGTACTGTAAGTCTATACAATCTGCGGACGATAAGGTTCTGAAATCGGATTTGGATTTGTATCTGGAAGAGCCAGTCTTTCCATGGAAGGAGAATTTCAGTGTGTTGCATTGGTGGAAAGACAACTGTTGCAAGTATCCCCGGCTTTCTTGTATGGCTCGTTACTTCTTGGCTATCCCTTTGTCTGTCGCGACTTCTTATGAAGCATACTACACCGAGCCTAGAGAAGTTGATTGGACAGTGGTGTCTCTGAAACCTAAGCTGATGAATGCTGTGATGTGCACTCGGAGCTGGAAACTCGGTTGTGAATATGATTAA
- the LOC130823563 gene encoding zinc finger BED domain-containing protein RICESLEEPER 2-like, translating to MSTSSVDSNDSHLEKVQQALARMVCNEGVRPQSFCHDHQPFGRFIDTLNPKLRSCLTFKSLEQNCMKIYKVEQEKVKETFSKLGRKISLSVDLLLHEKFDSVDEYVCISAHFIDDDWKLKKWVVEYCRDFDTDINFPNNAILKSLKEYDIEDKLLNLTGAETGPLAECVKVHLQDITSFPLDGRLFHVQCSCDMISRMVKKGFKLISVIIDKAETVSMSKPLPLWHLTSSKLSEVLKSKVLRKKVLSSEEREKARTVCAIADRIYEIVKGLFEVKSPTANIFLPHMQEIRAYLAEQSASSDAFVKLVTKKMCKVFDKYWDDTFLVLSIAAFLDPRYKMKYVEFVLCDESKAAVVLNTIRELYDGYVVQPKEYELSESSSESSDEDEGEEGEEDEIKEVDVRSNELVKKSRVNILETLNGLKDYCESMQPMDDSMDVKSDLDWYLEEPVFPWKGNFSVLQWWKDNRYKYPRLASMARDFLAIPLTVATCSKAYYTEPRDADKTVVSLKPDLMNALMCTRSWKPGYGNDLRWYAIRELFLGIIPFMPSK from the coding sequence ATGTCAACGTCGAGTGTTGATTCTAATGACAGCCATCTAGAAAAAGTTCAACAAGCCCTCGCGAGAATGGTATGCAACGAGGGAGTGCGACCTCAATCGTTTTGCCATGATCATCAACCTTTCGGGCGATTTATTGATACCCTGAATCCGAAATTGCGTTCTTGCCTCACCTTTAAGTCCCTTGAACAAAACTGCATGAAAATATACAAGGTAGAGCAAGAAAAGGTGAAGGAAACTTTCTCTAAACTTGGTCGGAAAATTAGTCTCTCAGTAGATTTACTTTTACATGAGAAGTTTGATTCAGTCGATGAATATGTTTGCATAAGTGCCcattttattgatgatgattggAAGTTAAAAAAGTGGGTTGTTGAGTACTGTCGTGATTTTGATACCGATATCAATTTCCCTAATAATGCCATTttaaagtctttgaaagagtATGACATTGAGGACAAATTACTGAATTTGACTGGTGCAGAAACTGGTCCCTTGGCTGAATGTGTGAAGGTACATTTACAAGACATTACAAGTTTCCCACTAGACGGGCGATTGTTTCATGTGCAATGCAGCTGTGATATGATCAGTCGTATGGTTAAGAAAGGATTTAAGCTAATTAGCGTAATAATCGATAAGGCTGAGACGGTAAGCATGTCCAAGCCCTTGCCCTTGTGGCATCTTACTAGTTCTAAGCTCTCAGAAGTTTTGAAGTCTAAAGTTTTAAGGAAGAAAGTACTGTCATCAGAGGAACGGGAAAAGGCCAGGACCGTCTGTGCGATTGCTGATAGAATTTATGAAATTGTGAAAGGATTGTTTGAAGTTAAGAGTCCAACAGCTAATATCTTCCTACCTCATATGCAAGAGATTCGGGCTTACCTTGCTGAACAGTCTGCTAGTTCAGATGCATTTGTGAAGCTTGTGACAAAGAAAATGTGCAAGGTTTTTGATAAGTATTGGGATGATACATTTTTAGTTCTTTCAATTGCCGCATTTTTGGATCCTCGTTATAAAATGAAATACGTGGAGTTTGTTCTGTGTGACGAGTCAAAGGCTGCTGTTGTTTTAAACACCATTCGAGAGCTGTACGATGGGTATGTGGTTCAACCAAAGGAGTATGAATTAAGCGAGTCTAGTTCTGAGTCTAGTGACGAGGATGAGGGTGAGGAAGGAGAAGAGGACGAGATCAAGGAAGTGGATGTAAGGTCTAATGAATTGGTTAAGAAAAGTCGTGTCAACATTCTCGAGACTCTGAATGGGCTGAAAGATTACTGCGAGTCGATGCAACCTATGGACGATAGTATGGATGTGAAGTCGGATTTGGATTGGTATCTGGAAGAGCCGGTTTTTCCGTGGAAGGGGAATTTCAGTGTGTTGCAGTGGTGGAAAGACAATCGCTACAAGTATCCCCGGCTTGCTAGCATGGCTCGCGACTTCTTGGCTATTCCTTTGACTGTCGCGACTTGTTCTAAAGCATACTACACCGAGCCTAGGGATGCAGATAAGACAGTGGTGTCTCTGAAACCTGACCTGATGAATGCCTTGATGTGCACCAGGAGCTGGAAACCGGGTTATGGAAATGATTTAAGATGGTATGCAATAAGGGAGCTTTTTTTAGGTATCATTCCATTTATGCCATCTAAGTGA